GCCGAGCTTCAAGCCTCCTCTAAACGTCTGTTTTAAAATCGTGGTCAAGAACTGTGAAAATATTTATGCTGTTTCTTTTTTGCTGCAAACAGTAGAATTCGAAGAACTAATTCTTTTAATAATTCGATGGTGGAAGGTATATTGCTCTTGCCGCCAGTAAACGAACATAAGCTATCATGGGCCTTGACCAAACTGACCAACGCTAAAGCATCCCAGGTGTTCAGCTTGTTCATGCACTCATTTAACGCCACCGTTGAATCTAATGACGTCTTCAGCATGGGAAACATTTTAGCAGTAAATTAGTCGTATTGACAAACGTTTTGGCCTTACCGTTTTGGTCGTAGTTCAATTCCTGTTGCCCTACTCAAATTATCAACCGTGATCAATCGAGTACGCACAAGCTACAAGTGGTCTCGACCAAGTACTGAATATTACAGGTAACGCCAAAATAAATCGGTGATATGCAAAGCGACGACCATGGCATGTCACAGTTTGACACAGAGATCTAACGCCGTTGTTCCCCGAGGGGCGGCCGCTGGGCATGTCGAAAACTAGCGAACCTGCTGTTCCCGCTTCCATATACCCACACAGAAGTAATTAAAGCAGCAAGTTGAACTTATCACTCACAATATGAATATTTGGAATTTCCAATGTTTGGAGCAGGCAAGCAACATGATTATCCTGCTCTTTCCAGACGCTCCTCCTACGCAGGCGCGGAGTCTGCAAAAACGGGGGCTGCATTCCTTTCGATGCCGACGAGTACAAGGGGGCTTTTGGCAAGGCATTTTCAGCCGTCGACAAGTTGGCCTCAGGAGTATTCAGGAAGATAGCCCCCACATCGGGTGAGCCTTCCGGACCGATTGTGGACACCCGTTTGTACACTGGAGCCTCGAACACCGTGGCTGCTCCGGCAGTTCCGGTTGGCAGCACCACGCCTAGTTCATCGTCAGCAAGGCCCATGGTGGGTGTCCCGCCAACCAACACTGGTCTCCCGTTTCTGCCAACGACCAAGATCGTGCCCACGGTCAAATCCTCCGAGACCGGCAAGATTCCTTCGATCTATCCAAATCTGAGACCAAGTCCGAAAACGGCACGCATCGGTACCGTCTCTTTAAGTGGAGGTACACCAGTAGCCTCACCGTTTGCAGGACCAGAAGGCAAAGGTGCAAACCAGGCTTCGCCGACACCGACAGCACTAGGAGCCCCAGGGGCTTCACCAGGATTGGGGTCCAGCAGTAGTCTCCCATCCCCAAGTTTTCCTGTCAGTGCAATCCCATCAGTACCACCGAGTGTTGCATCAAGTCTGAGTTCACCCACAGGGAAAAGTGCGGATGGAAGCGTGAGAGAAGGGAGCGGAGGAGTGTCCAAAGTAGGAGGCGCAGCGTCGCGGGGCACGAACGCAGAGCCCACTTCGCTGGCCAGCATTTATGGTTTACCGTCTTAAGACAACGGAAGGAGTATCACCTTCTTGAAGTACACTACCAGGGCACGCAACTTCCTGGACAGATGAAATTTTCTCTACTACCAGTGGTACCAGAATCTGGGAACTCCGAATACGGCTGCCGATTTGTTTCGCTACGTCATCTCGATGCAGTTGTCACATTACGGCGTCATTGTCAAGTTCGAATATATACCGATGTTCCTCGAAATAAAATCATAAAAGTGCGACAGCTCGTTCtgcttgaagttacaaaacacacCTGTCTTCATTCCTAAGAATGCTTGCTACTTGTTTTTTAAGTAATTACAGCATGACATAATGGTCACCGCAATACTATTTAGACTTCGATGCATGGTGAAGACAAGTATGCAATATTAGCGCAAGAACGCGGACAACATGACGCCACTGCAATGACACACGAACTTTCTCCCAAGGTCACTTGTAGACTTGTCTAGAACAACATTGTTAGCTGGTTCCAGCAGTATTGAACCgggcacacaaaaaaaagatgCACGAGGATACAGCGGTCTCTTCTTCATGTGTCCTCTGCGCGACAATTTCAGCTTTACCTCAACCACTAAACAACATTTTAATTATACCACAAGTAATCCATTTTAATAGGCCATGTTGGCTTACTCAGTACAGCCATATTTCTTTCAAAGAGGGGACGCCCAATGCACATCCTCACTTGGCCGGATAGTTGGCATTACACACGCTCATCAATCTTAGGCGATTCCGGTATCATATCTTACCACGTGCGTTCTGGTCTTTTAGTGTCTTTTTCACATACTTTTGGACTATTTTGATCAAATTGCCAATAAATGTACCGATACATATGAGGCCTTCCAAGGTTTCTCGACTTCGTGTCTTTCAGTATGCAATTGATACATTTACTGCCCTGCAATTGATAGATCTTACACAAAGAGCTTCTCCTGCCCGTTTTCTGAACAATCTTGAGCAGGTTGAGAAATTCGCAATTCGGGGCAAAATGATAATGCTAAGAAagataggcacaataacgttgagCGTAGAATTATATGTGGAGACATGCTTGTGGCCTTATGCACACAGCAATCAGTGCTCAAAAAGAATCATCTGACCATTGAATAGATTCTACTCAAAAGGTGTCATGCTCTTTGCCACTTCAGTCAGAAGCTTCTTCACTGCACTGAGACACTAAGTGAATCAATATTGTTTTTGAGGATTGCAAATAAGTTCATGAAAAGTAGTTTTAAATACTGAGTGATCTCTATTTTCCACCAAAACTTCGTTCTTAAAATAAATAATCGAAGACTATTTCACTGAGTAACTTCCAGCTGAAACTTCAGCACCTTGAAGTCAGTGTGACGTGACACATAGTGAAATCTCTCTCACACGTTCATGGAGCCTCCGACACAGTACACGCAGTTGGACACGCTGACACCTGGGAATATCCTAGAACTGTTTACCCAACAGCAAACCAGCCAGCGGAATCATTAAAAATTTTACAGTGACACAAAAAATAGCACCATATCGAGCCAACAtagcacgcacgcatgcacacacacacacacacacacacacacacacacaaacacacacacacacaaacacacacacacaaaacaacgcACACACCCTGACACTCCAATGTGGTGTTGTTCCCACTCGACTAACCATGGCAAGAAGTTCGTAAGGGCAAACCGCAGAGCCATTCCACGGACACGTCACCAAAGTCTACCGTCCCGGAGAAGTACCAGGTTTCTGAGAGAGCGCTTTTCCCATGAGTCCGCAAAGCACATCCGCCAGGTGGCGTCACCACGGGAGTATAGTTTCTTCGCGAAACCCGTGAAGGCAAGCACAGAGTGCGGATGGGCCCGTGCCGTCCAAGAACAGGTACGGGAGGAAGAGAACGAGCAGTGGCCGAGGGCGATGCGTTCCAAGGCAACCTTGACGGTATATCGAAGTTGCAACGATGAAATAGAAAAGGAGCGCATGTACGACAACAATGGCGGTACTGGCCTTCTGTTCGAACCGAGGGCTGGGGCACTACGAACCCTTGTGTACCGTCGCCGATTCGATGAAAATACCGATGACACGAGTGCGATGTGCCGGGTGTGCGGGCAGGAAGAAGAAACCATGTCCCATCTAGTGCTATGCTGTACGTGTTTGGGCCCACACCAACGAAAGGGCACCACACTGCCCGAGGCTATGGAGTTTGTTCACAAAGATGACCCGGGGCCACCCGCACTCGATGGAGCGGCTGGCACAGTGAACTATGCGGCAGTACGCACCGCCAAAACAAGGCTGGTGTAGTGGTGGCGTGCGACGCAGCGGTAATGATTTATGTGGACAAAATTGAAGGCGTGCAGATGCGGGTGTGTACGCCAGTGGAGCGTTTTATTTATCTACTTTTTAAGTGTTTTTCTCTGGCTAGGGCAGATTAATCTGGCCCGCCCAATACAAAAGGATCAGCCTcaaatcattatcattatcatcatgagCAGCAGCATCGTACCTCGGAAGGCGGCGTTAACTTGCCGCGCAGGCAACCGCTGTGAAGCCGGTCCACCCAACGCGTAGACGCCATGAGGTGAAAGCAACTTTTCAAGGGAAGCGAGTACGCTTTGGTCAAGATTTTTTCGTTTTCTTAAGTACCATTTATGCTGGCTGAATGAAATTTCAGCTAACTTTCGAAATAAAGATGTTTATTCTGGCTATGTTACGTATCTCCCTCTCGCAGAATGCAATGCACTTCAATTTTGTAACAAAACGTTGCGTGATCCTTTATACACGTCATCAAAATTCAGAACCTCACAAAAAGCTAGTGCTCGAAAGTCGAGGTGGTAACACCACTTATAATTGCTTTTCTGCGCGTTTTCGGATTCAACAGACGTCTTCTCGGCGGAAGGGTTATTTTTTTTTGGCATTGCTAAAGGTCATTTTACTGATACGATGAACAAGAGCTTTTTTTCCATTACCCGCGTAACACTTATGATATCTATCACCACAAAGCCGATCAACTGATCCACTTTATTTCAATCATTCAGCTGTGATAACAGTGTAATGATGACTTTGACAATTCTGGCGTTATTTAAAGTGCTAGACTTTTCAAGGACAGGAAGGTATAATGAATACTTATGTGCAAATGCGTAGAGCTTCGTGTTCCCGCTTTACCCAACACAAAGTCTAAAATAAGTACTATTTCTTCCACAATATGCATAGTACTTTCTGCCTCTACATGTGCCGCTGGAGCTGTACCAGTTTCGTGAGAAGTCCCAATTATTACTgaacgccatatatatatatatatatatatatatatatatataattacaaGCCATGCTAATTCAACACGAGAGCTCTCCTCCCTCGTAATGTTTATTTTGAGAACTTCGACAGAACTCAGCAGCAAGCGAAAAACGACAAACACTCCCCTCAGTTCATTTGACATTTCGGACGCATCATGCGAAACGTGTTGTCATGGAGCAGCACTCTCGAACAGGCGACCCGCTGGCCGCATGTGGCACGCGAATCTCTCACCTGCGGCCCTCGGCCCAGACATGGCTGTGTTCGCCCTATATGTTTACTTTATTTTCACAATAGGCATGTGCATAAAAACACGGACACGACTGATATAAAGCGTTGCTTTCGTGAGGTCATATGGTTACCATGTGTTGAAGCGTAACCGTTAAATAAAAACAATATTATCGGCGTCCAGACTTAGCTCATGTTGGAGATCAGTACCGACATATTGGTGAACGAAATCCTTGTCAGAAATATTCTTCAGAAATGACCCATCTATAAGATATGGGAATTGGCAACGTTTTCTAACACTGTGGGTCAACTATAGGTTGGTAAAAAATGTGACTTCACTTAGACTCACTCATTAAATATAGCTTGCGCTTAAGGCTCACTCGGACTCGGAATCACCAAAATTTTCTTTGACTGgaccaacgtttttagatactgtacagtatctaaaaacgttggacTGGACTCACTAGAACTcaagctcaccaaaatattactcgcCCAGATTCACTCAAACTCAGGCTCATGGCTCAACCTTAGTCTGAGTGAATCTGTGTGAGTCGACTCGCGAGTCCCTTAGCCTAGAATTAGCTTGTTTGACCATGGTGTCAATGTTCTTCACCACAAATATCTCTCATAATCAGTGATCTTCTTGATGCTTTTTATTGTGGTGCCCAGGAAAACGAACTACGAGTGGTTTCAGACGACTAAGGAAATGTTTTTAAAAATTACAAGGGAaaatatatttatcaagaacttcctCGGAAGAGTCGGTGGGTGGGAGCTCGAGGCACCACCCCTACGTTATTTACGCTTATGATAAGTaaatagggagttttcgaataggggccccaaatCAAAGCCCTTCGCGTATGgacgctttgggtcaagcaggagtgagGAGTTTTCAAATAGGGTCTGCGGTGTTTTGGACACTCCTATTTTATGTCACTCTAGTCTTGACCGAGAGCCATCACTTTGGTGGGTGCCGTCACGTTTGTCTGACCTAAAACTTTCGGGGCAGGTTTTAGGGCTCCCACTCAATTCAAGAAATTGCGTTCCCAACCCGAAAGCAAAACGCGGTTTGGGTTTTGCGCACGCGCAGTGGCCTTGACGCTAATTGTTTGGGCCCCAAAAGTATTCAAAAACTTCCTAAATTTTAAATGGTGTATGCACAACACTACTTTGAATTACATCAGAGTCGACGTGAGCATAAGCGTGAATTGAAGTTAGGCTGATAAAAATTCTAGAAACGAGTAGATAGGAGTCCCACAGGTCGGCCAAAAACGTGCAGCTCAATCAGATTTACTCattaaatatattttgcgctttcgGCTCATTCAGAGTGAGATTCACCAAAGTTTTCTTGGGCCGGAATCGCtgggactcacactcacgaaaatattCTTAGACCGAACTCACTGGGGCTCAAACTCACATATATTCACCCGGACTAACTCAGGGTAAGGCTCATGGCTTGATCTGATTCTGAGCGAGTCCCAGCGAGTCTACTGATGACTGAGTTTGGCGACGTATTGTGCCAAGACTCCCTGCCTGTCATCTTTTCGCTGGCAAGGGCTTCTTTAACTCGGCCCCTGAGGGAATAAATTCTGTGACTGTGGCACGTGGCCTGAGATAAGTTCTAAACCCCTGTGTAGAGTGAATCCAATCAAGAAAGCAGCCTGGATACACTGCCCATTGCATTTATTGTAGTGCTTGTTCTGTGGTGTTGCCCTAAATAGCATAGACGTTCCGTGTCTTCCTCCTTAAAAATAGTAAAAAAGTGTTTCTGGTAGGGCTAGTTCGTAAAACATAACTGTTAACAAGACAAACGAAAAACGAAGAAGGCGCACGAACACGCTCTTTGTAACTTTTTTGCAACATTTCTTTCATTCGTACCCTCTCAGTTTACAGCTCTTCGCGAGTCTTTATACGGCACAAGCCTAATTGACTATTAGTAGTAGAACGGATAGCTAGGCGAGTTTGTATGTAAGTATAACTTTATTtagcgcacacacaaaaaaacgggACAAGAAAGAGGCAGACGAGCGCTAACTCACAACTAATTAATTTTTGAAAGGAAGAAAACATATAAAGACCTGAAAATCAGTACGTTACATGTGCAAGTCATGCGACAGGCAGACATACAAAGACATCGCTAAATAAAATTTGAAAACTATGCTCTCTATCTGTTAGAGCCACCGATGGTTGACTAAGACATTTGTTTTTACACCTATGTATATGAAAGGCTTCCGTCAGTTCACGTGTTAGTTTATCTCTAAATATGTGTATCGCGAAACACGGGATCACAATTGCATGATTTACAATGATCTGACAAgtgtgaaaatgttttttttagttACCCTGCTTTTTTAGTCATGTATTGTTGCAGCGGCCAGTCTTTCCTATGTATACATTCCCACAAATTAGTGGTATCAGATATACCACTCTTTCTCGGCATTTTATGAACTTCAATTGTTCTTTTAGGCCACAGCCACATTTTCTTTATCCTGTTTTGAGCTTTTCGCCAATGGCCTGGCACAAATGTTGCGTCCTAATAGGGGCGCTCAAAACAACACCGATGCCATACATTTAGCACTCGTTAGCACTCGTCTGTCTTTTTcttctcctgttttttttttttgtgcacgctAAAGAAGTTATATCATGAACTATTAGTAACTGGCATAGCTGTTTCTCTCCCTTACATTCATGTTCCTAACGGATATATCTCGAG
The sequence above is drawn from the Rhipicephalus microplus isolate Deutch F79 chromosome 3, USDA_Rmic, whole genome shotgun sequence genome and encodes:
- the LOC119170934 gene encoding uncharacterized protein LOC119170934 isoform X2; the protein is MDSTIRNVLALSALISLPLLEAYCPRLAPNAISGKVIPCRYLCVRISFFELPSIILSTERDGVLCSTLLLRRRGVCKNGGCIPFDADEYKGAFGKAFSAVDKLASGVFRKIAPTSGEPSGPIVDTRLYTGASNTVAAPAVPVGSTTPSSSSARPMVGVPPTNTGLPFLPTTKIVPTVKSSETGKIPSIYPNLRPSPKTARIGTVSLSGGTPVASPFAGPEGKGANQASPTPTALGAPGASPGLGSSSSLPSPSFPVSAIPSVPPSVASSLSSPTGKSADGSVREGSGGVSKVGGAASRGTNAEPTSLASIYGLPS